One Paraburkholderia flagellata genomic window carries:
- the gspG gene encoding type II secretion system major pseudopilin GspG: protein MREPSPEAPRHCTSLAAYAQARARACRGFTLLELLVVMVIIGLLAGLVAPRYFEQVGKSNVKIARAQIVSLGQALDQYRLDVGAYPTTEEGLDALVVKPQNVTRWSGPYLQKAVPVDPWDRPYQYRSPGDHGDYDLFSLGKNGRGDGTGENVTVSSW from the coding sequence ATGCGGGAGCCCTCGCCAGAGGCGCCACGGCATTGCACGAGTCTCGCGGCATACGCGCAGGCACGCGCGCGCGCGTGCCGCGGCTTCACGCTGCTAGAACTGCTCGTCGTGATGGTCATCATCGGATTGCTGGCCGGTCTCGTTGCACCCCGATATTTCGAACAGGTCGGCAAGTCGAACGTCAAGATCGCGCGTGCGCAGATCGTGTCGCTCGGTCAGGCGCTCGATCAATACCGGCTCGACGTCGGCGCCTATCCGACGACTGAAGAAGGCCTCGATGCGCTCGTCGTCAAGCCGCAGAATGTGACCCGCTGGAGCGGTCCGTATTTGCAGAAGGCGGTGCCGGTGGATCCGTGGGATCGCCCGTATCAATATCGTTCGCCGGGCGACCACGGCGACTACGACCTGTTTTCGCTGGGCAAGAACGGACGCGGTGACGGCACGGGCGAGAACGTCACGGTCTCGTCATGGTAG
- a CDS encoding SCO family protein, giving the protein MNRTAKLRIGAFVLTCTAFAATAAWCAPAGDAEPVVDPHMHHHMMAGMTTRTTAQYTLPSVDLVRDDGKTVSLIGELNDGRPVILTFIYTTCTTICPMVSQTLETLQSDLGSDRDKVHIVSISIDPEEDTPARLKAYAARFEAGPEWQHYTGTVEASIAAQRAFNVYRGDKMNHTPVAFLRAAPGKPWLRIDGFATPTELLAAYHDVVASN; this is encoded by the coding sequence ATGAACAGGACTGCAAAGTTAAGGATAGGTGCATTCGTGCTGACGTGCACGGCATTCGCGGCAACAGCCGCGTGGTGCGCACCTGCCGGGGACGCCGAACCCGTTGTCGATCCTCACATGCATCATCACATGATGGCGGGCATGACGACTCGCACGACGGCACAGTACACGCTGCCTTCGGTTGACCTCGTGCGCGATGACGGCAAGACAGTTTCGCTGATTGGCGAGTTGAACGATGGCAGGCCAGTGATCCTGACGTTCATCTACACCACCTGCACGACGATCTGCCCGATGGTCAGCCAGACGCTCGAAACATTGCAAAGCGATCTGGGCAGCGACCGTGACAAGGTCCACATCGTGTCGATCTCGATCGATCCTGAAGAAGACACCCCTGCGCGACTCAAGGCCTACGCGGCCAGGTTCGAAGCGGGCCCCGAGTGGCAGCACTATACCGGCACGGTCGAGGCGAGCATTGCAGCGCAGCGCGCGTTCAACGTCTATCGCGGCGACAAGATGAACCACACGCCGGTTGCATTCCTGCGCGCCGCGCCCGGCAAGCCCTGGCTGCGCATAGACGGCTTTGCTACGCCAACGGAACTGCTCGCCGCCTATCACGACGTGGTCGCTTCCAACTAG
- a CDS encoding type II secretion system F family protein — protein MKYVLRVFDTNGSVQTLRIDSDSSTAATAVARSRGMRVVSVRADGGRRRHRANRLGIPGARFNVELFARELAALLDAGVGVVDALRTLGGNERREASAQVYRDLLRQLEEGQSLSAALEHASHIFPLVLVACVKASEQTGGLADSLTRYSRNSATLHELRARVVSAAIYPTVLLFVGAAVVLFLLGFVVPRFASLLEHSGRELPLLSRLLMAWGGMVHAHGAGLSVGLAVLVVATGFALRRPFVRNWIADRMLALPGIGQHFRVFRQSQFYRTTAMLVDGGIPAVKAFDLAQGLVGRADQAALASALQRVRNGAKVSDAFQEAGLANAIAYRLLTVAEKTGGLGPVLDRIAAFQEAQVARTIDLISRLIEPAMMIVIGVVIGGIVVLMYMPIFEIASSIQ, from the coding sequence GTGAAGTACGTGCTACGTGTCTTCGATACGAATGGCTCGGTGCAGACGCTTCGCATCGACAGCGATTCGTCGACGGCAGCCACCGCGGTTGCGCGTTCTCGCGGCATGCGTGTCGTGTCGGTTCGCGCCGACGGCGGGCGGCGGCGGCATCGTGCGAACCGGCTGGGGATACCTGGCGCGCGCTTCAACGTCGAACTCTTTGCCCGCGAGCTTGCCGCGCTGCTTGACGCGGGCGTGGGCGTTGTCGATGCATTGCGCACGCTTGGCGGCAATGAACGCCGGGAGGCGTCGGCGCAAGTGTATCGCGACCTCTTGCGCCAGCTCGAAGAGGGGCAATCGCTGTCCGCCGCACTTGAGCACGCAAGCCATATCTTCCCGCTCGTTCTGGTCGCATGCGTGAAGGCGAGCGAGCAGACCGGCGGTCTCGCCGATAGCCTCACACGTTACTCGCGCAATAGCGCGACACTTCATGAGCTGCGCGCACGCGTGGTGTCGGCGGCGATCTATCCGACGGTCCTGCTGTTCGTCGGCGCGGCTGTCGTCCTGTTCCTGCTCGGTTTCGTGGTGCCGCGCTTCGCGAGCCTTCTTGAACACAGCGGGCGCGAGCTGCCGCTGCTGTCGCGCCTGCTGATGGCATGGGGTGGCATGGTGCACGCGCACGGGGCCGGACTGAGCGTCGGTCTCGCTGTGCTCGTCGTGGCGACGGGCTTTGCATTGCGCCGCCCGTTCGTGCGGAACTGGATCGCCGATCGCATGCTGGCGCTGCCGGGGATCGGGCAACACTTCCGCGTCTTTCGCCAGTCGCAGTTCTATCGCACGACGGCCATGCTCGTCGACGGCGGCATTCCCGCAGTGAAGGCGTTCGACCTTGCACAAGGTCTGGTCGGACGCGCGGACCAGGCCGCGCTCGCCAGCGCACTGCAGCGGGTGCGCAACGGCGCGAAGGTTTCGGATGCGTTTCAGGAGGCCGGACTCGCGAACGCGATCGCGTACCGCCTGCTGACGGTAGCGGAGAAGACGGGCGGTCTCGGCCCCGTGCTCGACCGCATCGCAGCGTTCCAGGAAGCGCAGGTGGCGCGCACGATCGACCTGATTTCGCGACTGATCGAGCCCGCGATGATGATCGTCATTGGTGTGGTGATCGGCGGCATCGTCGTGCTGATGTACATGCCGATCTTCGAGATCGCGTCGAGTATTCAGTAG
- a CDS encoding response regulator translates to MLIAEDQHLLRSGLCRMVSELDDYCIVGEASGGIEAHRLARETLPDLILMDLTMPGGSGFEAIAAIKRESPCIRIIVLTVHWSEDHVREAFAAGADGYVVKDASFEQLVREMGFVMQGKRTAGAGANRICGGAHGSQEDIAHHAQLWNALTGRERTVLRLVVEGHTNRQVGECLSLSPKTVEKHRANLMRKLGIRNLNGLVRLAIDMGVLTLPDDEHV, encoded by the coding sequence GTGCTGATTGCCGAGGACCAGCATTTACTGCGCAGCGGCCTTTGTCGCATGGTTTCCGAACTGGACGACTACTGCATCGTCGGCGAAGCGAGCGGCGGGATAGAAGCCCACCGCCTCGCCAGGGAGACGCTGCCCGATCTGATCCTGATGGATCTGACGATGCCCGGCGGCAGCGGCTTCGAGGCGATCGCTGCCATCAAGCGCGAGTCCCCGTGCATCAGGATCATCGTCCTGACCGTTCATTGGAGTGAAGACCATGTGCGGGAGGCGTTCGCCGCGGGTGCCGACGGCTACGTGGTCAAGGACGCATCGTTCGAGCAGTTGGTCCGGGAGATGGGCTTCGTGATGCAGGGCAAGCGCACGGCAGGCGCCGGCGCCAACCGGATCTGCGGCGGCGCGCACGGATCGCAGGAGGACATCGCCCACCATGCGCAGCTCTGGAACGCATTGACTGGCCGCGAACGCACTGTGTTGCGGCTCGTGGTCGAAGGACACACGAACCGGCAGGTTGGCGAATGCCTGAGTCTCAGTCCCAAGACCGTGGAAAAGCATCGCGCGAACCTGATGCGCAAGCTCGGCATCAGGAACCTGAACGGCCTCGTGCGCCTCGCGATCGACATGGGCGTGCTGACGCTGCCCGACGACGAGCATGTGTGA
- a CDS encoding lytic transglycosylase domain-containing protein, whose product MHSHSSFSLRNAIILAFATLGVVLPEAVCAQIFGAVDGNGAVVLTNVPGKPGLKVIVAGEPRGEPGARGRSRKSPGSADFPMYADVIDEASRSFRVQPELLRAVIDVESGYNPKAVSDKGALGLMQLMPETARRFSEGDMFNPRDNVLAGARYLRFLLDLFKDDVELTLAAYNAGENAVIRAGYRVPSLPETRLYVPRVLARYKQLLAAS is encoded by the coding sequence ATGCACTCCCACTCATCATTCAGCTTGCGAAACGCAATCATTCTCGCCTTCGCGACGCTCGGTGTGGTGTTGCCGGAAGCTGTATGCGCGCAGATTTTTGGCGCCGTCGACGGCAATGGAGCGGTCGTTCTCACGAACGTACCGGGCAAGCCCGGATTGAAGGTGATCGTTGCAGGCGAGCCGCGAGGTGAACCCGGCGCAAGGGGCCGCTCCCGCAAGTCCCCCGGCAGCGCCGATTTCCCCATGTACGCGGACGTGATCGACGAAGCGAGTCGTTCTTTTCGCGTTCAACCCGAACTGCTTCGCGCGGTAATCGACGTCGAATCGGGATACAACCCGAAGGCGGTTTCGGACAAAGGCGCGCTGGGACTGATGCAGTTGATGCCGGAAACCGCGAGGCGATTTTCGGAAGGCGACATGTTCAATCCACGCGACAACGTACTGGCCGGCGCCCGCTATCTGCGTTTTCTCCTCGATCTGTTCAAGGACGACGTAGAACTCACACTGGCCGCATACAACGCTGGAGAGAATGCCGTGATTCGCGCCGGCTATCGCGTACCGTCGCTGCCGGAAACCCGTCTCTATGTTCCGCGCGTGCTGGCGCGTTACAAGCAGCTTCTCGCGGCCAGTTGA
- a CDS encoding DUF1269 domain-containing protein, with translation MRRVYFLLPTPQRARAIVGEMLVQRIEWRHMHVIANENVSIDGLPQASLAQSSDLLASLVRGTAVGCATGLLVALIAFVVPPEDLRIASGTVVILTLSGAGFGAWVAAMIGVEMPNSRLKRFEEGILRGELLIMIDVPKERVEEIEQVIELYDAQTHIEGTGPSMPAIP, from the coding sequence ATGAGACGCGTCTACTTTTTGTTGCCCACCCCACAGCGTGCGCGGGCGATCGTCGGCGAGATGCTTGTGCAGCGAATCGAGTGGCGGCACATGCATGTGATCGCCAACGAGAACGTGTCGATCGACGGCTTGCCGCAGGCGTCGCTCGCGCAAAGCAGTGATCTGCTTGCATCGCTGGTGCGAGGCACGGCAGTAGGCTGTGCGACCGGATTGCTGGTGGCGCTGATCGCCTTTGTCGTTCCGCCCGAAGATCTCAGGATCGCCAGCGGCACCGTGGTGATCCTCACACTCTCAGGCGCGGGATTTGGCGCGTGGGTCGCAGCGATGATTGGCGTCGAAATGCCAAATTCGCGATTGAAGCGTTTCGAAGAAGGGATTCTCCGGGGCGAGCTTCTAATAATGATCGACGTCCCGAAGGAGAGAGTGGAGGAGATCGAGCAGGTGATCGAACTTTACGACGCGCAGACGCACATCGAGGGAACCGGCCCGAGCATGCCCGCGATTCCGTGA
- a CDS encoding response regulator, with product MNTKCRVVIAEDHDLLRNGLRSMLCAQGDYDVVGEARDGKEACQQAMMLAPQLILMDLSMRGMNGIDASATIKRRSPDVRIIALTVHQNEEYVREALRAGVDGYVLKDVSFDELLVAMRSVMQGKKHLSADVYGYMVDSFVSGREAPAPKHAWDVLTARERSVLKLIAEGRTNRQVGQYLNLSPKTIEKYRASMMHKLHIANLTELVLVAMSMGLLTSLAAKCAEPNVDDEHLPERSEPAAGSGPAAERPEYRLGETGTLGAD from the coding sequence GTGAATACCAAATGTCGCGTTGTAATCGCAGAGGATCACGATCTGCTGAGAAATGGCCTACGTTCGATGCTGTGTGCGCAAGGCGACTACGACGTCGTCGGCGAAGCGAGGGACGGCAAGGAAGCCTGCCAGCAGGCGATGATGCTCGCCCCTCAGCTGATCCTGATGGATCTGTCGATGCGGGGGATGAATGGCATCGACGCCAGCGCAACGATCAAACGGCGATCGCCGGACGTGCGGATCATTGCGCTCACCGTGCATCAAAACGAGGAGTACGTGCGGGAGGCGCTGCGTGCCGGCGTCGATGGTTACGTGCTGAAGGACGTATCGTTCGACGAGCTGCTGGTCGCGATGCGCTCAGTCATGCAAGGCAAGAAACATCTGAGCGCAGACGTGTACGGGTACATGGTCGACTCGTTCGTCAGCGGCCGTGAAGCGCCAGCACCAAAGCATGCCTGGGACGTGCTGACCGCGCGCGAGCGCAGCGTGCTGAAGCTGATCGCGGAAGGGCGCACCAACCGCCAGGTAGGACAGTACCTGAACCTGAGTCCGAAGACGATCGAGAAGTATCGCGCAAGCATGATGCACAAGCTTCACATCGCCAATCTGACCGAACTGGTTCTCGTCGCGATGAGCATGGGTTTGCTGACCTCGCTCGCGGCCAAGTGCGCTGAGCCGAACGTGGACGACGAGCACTTGCCGGAACGATCCGAGCCGGCGGCGGGTTCCGGCCCGGCGGCCGAGCGGCCCGAATACAGGCTTGGAGAGACGGGGACGTTGGGGGCTGACTGA
- a CDS encoding PAS domain-containing sensor histidine kinase — protein sequence MDESQPGGPQVRLLDLIEAMRKLRSTAYSSQPDAGVVTDARGAALAILTPDGTFVSANRSAAALLGYSSAELAGKGLADLAPDDYHAELADELSASAACEFHSFSAVLSSRTGHPTRLALHQQILPTRQPGSTVLLTLFEEPLTFEPGSADPAELFDARERVCQTYLMMGQQKERQRLAAELHDGLGQALTLIKLMAEDTLMRIRRGQIDDAANLLDSTVFRIRETIGDVRQICGELRPLMLDKLGLPAALSSLCRRVEHSAAALSVSFDCDVADNDVPEHLKADMFRVAQEALNNAVKHAEATQISLSLRGDAGGWLLAIQDNGIGYENHPLATEDAYTTGLGLIGMQHRVEMHGGAFSIDSSAATGTRVCATWTR from the coding sequence ATGGATGAAAGTCAGCCAGGGGGACCGCAGGTAAGATTGCTCGACCTGATCGAAGCCATGCGCAAGCTGCGTAGCACGGCATATTCCAGCCAACCGGACGCCGGCGTCGTCACCGACGCGCGAGGAGCCGCGCTCGCGATTCTCACGCCCGATGGGACCTTCGTGTCCGCAAACCGCAGCGCCGCCGCGCTGCTCGGCTATTCGAGCGCCGAGCTTGCCGGCAAGGGTCTCGCCGACCTCGCGCCCGACGACTATCACGCTGAATTGGCAGACGAATTATCTGCGAGCGCGGCTTGCGAGTTTCATTCGTTCAGTGCGGTTCTCAGCAGCCGGACAGGCCATCCCACGCGGCTCGCGCTGCATCAGCAAATTTTGCCCACGAGACAGCCGGGATCGACCGTCTTGCTGACGCTGTTCGAAGAGCCGCTGACCTTCGAGCCCGGCTCAGCCGACCCGGCCGAACTGTTCGATGCACGCGAGCGCGTGTGCCAGACGTATCTAATGATGGGCCAGCAGAAGGAGCGCCAGCGCCTTGCTGCGGAGTTGCACGATGGCCTCGGCCAGGCACTAACCCTCATCAAGCTGATGGCGGAAGACACGCTGATGCGCATACGCCGCGGGCAGATCGACGATGCGGCGAACCTGCTGGATTCAACCGTGTTCCGGATCCGAGAAACGATCGGCGACGTGCGGCAGATATGCGGTGAACTGAGGCCGCTCATGCTGGACAAGCTGGGCTTGCCCGCCGCATTGAGTTCGCTGTGCCGGCGCGTCGAACACAGCGCGGCGGCGCTGTCGGTTTCGTTCGACTGCGACGTCGCGGATAACGACGTGCCTGAACATCTGAAAGCGGACATGTTCAGAGTCGCTCAGGAGGCGCTGAACAACGCCGTCAAACATGCCGAGGCGACTCAAATCTCCCTCAGCCTGCGGGGCGACGCGGGCGGCTGGTTATTGGCGATTCAGGACAACGGCATTGGCTATGAAAACCATCCGCTCGCCACGGAAGATGCCTATACGACAGGATTGGGCCTGATCGGCATGCAGCACCGCGTCGAAATGCATGGCGGCGCGTTCTCGATCGACTCATCCGCCGCAACGGGTACCCGCGTCTGCGCGACCTGGACGCGCTAG